The following coding sequences lie in one Sphingobium sp. KCTC 72723 genomic window:
- a CDS encoding entericidin A/B family lipoprotein, whose translation MTKKILTALLLTGSLMVAACNTVEGAGRDVQSAGKAVEKVGN comes from the coding sequence ATGACCAAGAAAATCCTGACCGCTCTGCTGCTCACCGGATCGCTGATGGTAGCGGCGTGCAACACGGTCGAAGGCGCTGGCCGCGACGTGCAGAGCGCTGGCAAGGCTGTCGAAAAAGTCGGCAACTAA
- the tatC gene encoding twin-arginine translocase subunit TatC: protein MIGDIDESKAPLLDHLIELRGRLLKCVYALVLTGAVCFYFSEQLFAILVHPLKEAFGDGGGKLVYTKLYEAFFVQVKIAFFGAFCLSFPIIANQLWAFVAPGLYAKEKKALLPFILATPFLFALGASLAYFVVMPMAFHFFLEFQGNSSGLQVEALPSADAYLGLVMQFILAFGICFLMPVLLMLLNRSGFVTRAQLIGMRRYMIVAAFILAAVLTPPDVVSQLMLAIPLLLLYEITLIAIWFTDRRQAKVARAQDDADGDEVAA from the coding sequence ATGATCGGCGATATTGACGAGAGCAAGGCGCCCTTGCTCGATCATCTGATCGAATTGCGTGGCCGCTTGCTCAAATGCGTCTATGCGCTGGTGCTGACGGGCGCAGTCTGTTTCTATTTTTCCGAACAATTATTCGCCATCCTCGTCCATCCGCTCAAGGAAGCGTTCGGCGATGGCGGGGGCAAGCTGGTCTATACCAAGCTGTACGAAGCCTTTTTCGTGCAGGTGAAAATCGCGTTCTTCGGGGCGTTTTGCCTGTCCTTTCCGATCATTGCCAACCAGCTATGGGCGTTCGTCGCGCCGGGGCTATATGCCAAGGAAAAGAAGGCGCTGCTGCCCTTCATCCTGGCCACCCCCTTCCTGTTCGCGCTGGGGGCGAGCCTGGCTTATTTCGTCGTGATGCCGATGGCGTTTCACTTCTTTCTGGAATTTCAGGGTAACAGCAGCGGTTTGCAGGTCGAGGCGCTGCCCAGCGCCGATGCCTATCTGGGGCTGGTGATGCAGTTCATTCTGGCGTTCGGCATCTGCTTCCTGATGCCGGTGCTGCTGATGCTGCTCAACCGTTCGGGCTTCGTGACGCGGGCGCAGTTGATCGGGATGCGGCGGTACATGATCGTGGCGGCGTTCATCCTGGCCGCCGTGCTGACCCCGCCCGATGTCGTTTCGCAGCTGATGCTCGCGATTCCCTTGCTGCTGCTGTACGAAATCACCCTGATCGCGATCTGGTTCACCGACCGGCGGCAGGCGAAAGTCGCGCGCGCGCAAGACGATGCGGACGGGGACGAGGTCGCTGCCTGA
- the tatB gene encoding Sec-independent protein translocase protein TatB: protein MFGIDSSEFLVIVIIAVIVIGPKDLPRALYKVGQIVGKAQGMARHFRTGLDAMVREVELEELEKKWAAQNKRIMDEHPPETANATIADGAAPAMEALPDATEHPPYVAQSAPVEPAPVEPVSTESVPVAAADGPPYLSGKGGAAA, encoded by the coding sequence ATGTTTGGCATCGATTCGTCCGAATTTCTGGTCATCGTGATCATTGCGGTGATCGTGATTGGTCCCAAGGATTTGCCGCGCGCGCTTTACAAGGTGGGGCAGATCGTCGGCAAGGCACAGGGCATGGCCCGGCATTTTCGCACCGGGCTGGACGCCATGGTGCGCGAAGTCGAGCTGGAGGAACTGGAAAAGAAGTGGGCGGCGCAGAACAAGCGGATCATGGACGAGCATCCGCCTGAAACGGCCAACGCGACGATTGCAGACGGTGCCGCGCCCGCGATGGAAGCATTGCCGGACGCGACCGAGCATCCGCCCTATGTCGCCCAATCCGCGCCGGTGGAGCCTGCGCCGGTAGAGCCTGTTTCGACCGAATCGGTCCCCGTCGCGGCGGCGGACGGCCCGCCCTATCTGAGCGGCAAAGGCGGGGCAGCGGCATGA
- a CDS encoding twin-arginine translocase TatA/TatE family subunit: MGSFSLMHWVIVLLVVMLLFGGGRISGLMGDVAKGIKSFKKGMADDDDVTPAKPATRIEGQRVPEQDATTTTEEKTKA; the protein is encoded by the coding sequence ATGGGTTCCTTCTCGCTGATGCACTGGGTGATCGTACTCCTGGTCGTCATGCTGCTGTTTGGCGGCGGCCGGATTTCCGGCCTGATGGGTGACGTGGCCAAGGGTATCAAGAGCTTCAAAAAGGGCATGGCCGACGATGACGACGTGACGCCGGCCAAGCCTGCCACGCGGATCGAGGGTCAGCGCGTGCCTGAACAGGATGCCACGACCACGACCGAAGAAAAGACCAAAGCCTGA
- the scpB gene encoding SMC-Scp complex subunit ScpB, protein MSEEPDDFLRAVEAALFVAEAPLAPAELRLHVGDGGNLSAALAMLADHYAGRGINLVERGGRWHFQTAADLAHILRREKDEPRKLSRAAMETLAIIAYHEPVSRAEIEAIRGVQVAKGTLDVLMEAGWARPAGRREVPGRPLIYATTVDFLSHFGLSSRRDLPGIDDLRAAGLLDPVDLALEGMGGQSVLESDEDVA, encoded by the coding sequence ATGAGCGAGGAGCCGGACGATTTCCTGCGCGCGGTGGAGGCGGCCTTGTTCGTGGCCGAAGCGCCGCTGGCCCCGGCGGAATTGCGGCTGCATGTCGGCGACGGGGGAAATTTGTCCGCCGCGCTGGCGATGCTGGCCGATCATTATGCCGGGCGCGGCATCAATCTGGTCGAGCGCGGCGGGCGCTGGCATTTTCAGACGGCGGCGGACCTGGCCCACATTTTGCGCCGGGAAAAGGACGAGCCGCGCAAATTGTCGCGCGCGGCGATGGAGACGCTGGCGATCATTGCCTATCATGAGCCGGTCAGCCGGGCGGAAATAGAGGCGATCCGGGGTGTTCAGGTCGCCAAGGGGACGCTGGACGTGCTGATGGAAGCGGGCTGGGCGCGGCCAGCGGGACGCCGCGAAGTGCCGGGCCGTCCACTCATCTACGCCACGACCGTAGATTTTCTGTCACATTTCGGGCTTAGCAGCCGCCGTGACCTGCCGGGAATCGACGATCTGCGCGCCGCCGGGCTGCTGGACCCCGTCGATTTGGCGCTGGAGGGTATGGGCGGCCAATCCGTTCTGGAAAGTGACGAGGATGTAGCCTAG
- a CDS encoding segregation and condensation protein A: MDDLFDPPAIPAVDTLTVSFDSWEGPLDLLLSLARAQKVDLREISILALTEQYLDFIDGAQQVKLELAADYLVMAAWLAYLKSGLLLPRQEQDEPSPEDMALRLQLRLQRLHAMRDASARLMARDRVGRDVFVRRKPEGLRLVKKAQWRASLYDLIQTYGQIRARTRPVVHTIARRPVMTLDEAIRRVGALVGTAIEWTRLEAFLPDHLDMPKAKSALASSFVAALELARQGRLEMRQDEIFAPIYLRAGDSGEAGA; this comes from the coding sequence GTGGACGATCTGTTTGATCCGCCGGCCATTCCTGCCGTCGATACGCTGACCGTCAGTTTCGATAGCTGGGAGGGGCCGCTTGACCTGTTGCTGAGCCTGGCGCGGGCGCAGAAGGTGGATTTGCGTGAGATTTCCATCCTCGCGCTGACCGAGCAATATCTGGATTTCATCGACGGCGCGCAGCAGGTGAAGCTGGAACTGGCGGCGGACTATCTGGTGATGGCGGCGTGGCTGGCTTATCTCAAGTCCGGGCTGCTGCTGCCGCGTCAGGAGCAGGATGAACCCAGCCCGGAGGATATGGCTTTGCGGCTGCAATTACGGCTTCAGCGGCTGCACGCGATGCGCGATGCGTCGGCGCGGCTGATGGCGCGCGACCGGGTGGGGCGCGACGTGTTCGTGCGGCGCAAACCCGAAGGGCTGCGGCTGGTCAAGAAGGCGCAATGGCGCGCCAGCCTCTATGACCTGATCCAGACCTATGGCCAGATTCGCGCGCGCACCCGCCCGGTGGTTCACACTATCGCGCGGCGGCCGGTGATGACGCTGGACGAGGCGATCCGGCGGGTCGGCGCGCTGGTAGGGACGGCGATCGAATGGACCCGGCTGGAAGCGTTTTTGCCCGATCATCTGGACATGCCCAAGGCGAAGTCGGCACTGGCGAGCAGTTTCGTCGCGGCGCTGGAACTGGCGCGGCAGGGGCGGCTGGAAATGCGGCAGGACGAGATTTTCGCGCCGATCTATCTGCGTGCAGGCGATAGCGGGGAGGCAGGGGCATGA